The DNA segment AGTTATTCATTACTGATCGAACCATCCACAGATAAGCCTTTTGTGCTTTTCGTTGCTAATAACCGGAATGGTACTTTCGTCAACCTGAATATAATCAGATTTTAGAACAATTTCTTTTAAACGTGCATAAAGAGCTCTTAGTAAATCACAGCTTCCTTGAAACCAACCATTAATGGTGGATGCGGGTAATTTTATACCTACCATTTTGAACATGGCCATTTTACGACGACATGGCAGATGCTGGTTTTAATGCCTATATACTGGCCAAAGCCATGGGCATGAGTACATCTACCTTTTATAGAAACACAAAAAAAATTACGAACAAAACACCTGGTGCGTTTGTAAAGGATATCTGTTAACAAAGAGCTGTTAAGTTGCTTAAAAAAAGTGATTTAAGTGTTTCTTGAAATTGCCGAGAACGAAGACTATTTAGATGTTAAAAGCTTTAAAAAGCATTCGAAACTATATATGGGTTAATTCTATCAGAATATCGTTCAAAGTTGTAAAGGAATACGTATAATAAAGTAGGCTGTCTCAAGCGTTGTATTATATTTTTTTCGCTTCTGTGTCTTGTAAAAAAATCGACGCTGTAAAATTCTTCCTATTTAGGATCTATGAAAATTTATGCTGATAAGTTAATGCTGAATCTAACCCTAGATTTTATACCTATACTTTATTCAAATTTTACTGACACTAAGTATTTATAACACCTTTATGCTGTGTGATTTTTTTTGTCAATTTAAGAGGTGACCTATTTAGCATACAGTGCATCAGTGATATATGTTGTTAAGGTGACAAGAATACACCCTCTTTTTGAATATTATCAATCATGTGATTTGACAAAAATACTCCTCTCTATTGAACGTTACACCTTGTTTTTTTTTGTTAAAATCTGTGAAATTGCACCTGTGTTTGAAACAATAAATGCGAACTAAATAAATGGATATGGCTAGAGTAGATAAAGAGATTAAAAAGGTGAAGCAGTTAAAGTCAATTTTATATGTTGTTTTTGCACTCATTATTGTTGTTGTAATTGGTCTCTTTATATAAAAGAATCAATCTGAGAACACGTAAACAAGTATCATTGAATTTTGCAGGTTACTAATATATTGAAAGTTAAATTATAATTATGGAAAACAAATTTAAACCAATGAAGAGTATGGGATTTTTGATTGCAATGCTTCTTTTTTGTAGCACTGTAATTTTTGCCCAAGAGCTTCAAGTGAGTGGTAAGGTTACCGATTTAGGTGGTGACCCATTACCTGGTGTCGCGGTGGTGGTTAAAGGAACAACTGTTGGCACAATAACAGGTATGAATGGGGAATATCATTTAAATGTTGAATCGGAAAAGGTTTTGGTGTTTTCATTTATCGGAATGAAAACAAAAGAAGTGGCCGTAGGAGTAAACACTTTAATGAATGTGATCCTTGAGGATGAGACTACAGACCTTGAGGAAGTGCAAGTGATTGCCTATGGTAGTCAGAAAAAAGTTTCTGTAGTGGGTGCTATTACTTCTGTAGGTAATAAAGATTTGGTGTCTACACCAACAGGCAGTGTGGCTAACTCTTTAGCAGGACACGTTACAGGATTAGCGTCTATTCAATCTTCAGGACAACCTGGAGCCAACGATCCGGATTTGTACATTCGTGGGATTTCAACGCTCGACGCATCCACTTCAACACCATTAATGATGGTGGATGGTGTTGAACGTGATTTTATGCAATTAGATCCTGAAGAGATAGAGAGTATTTCTATTTTAAAGGATGCTTCTGCCACAGCTGTTTATGGTATAAGGGGTGCAAACGGTGTTATTTTGGTGACTACCAAGCGAGGAAGTGTGGGAAAGCCTAAGATTTCAGTGAGTGCCTCAATGAGTATGCAACAGCCTACTCAGTTGTTGGATTTTGCAGATAGTTATACTTATGCCACAGTTTATAATAAAGCACAGTTAAATGATGGTATAGCAGAAGATAAATTGATGTTTTCGCAGGATGCTATTGATAATTTTAAAACAGGAGAAAACCCACTTGTGTATCCCAATACCGATTGGATGGATTATCTGTTTAAGAGTTTTGCAAAACAACATAAAGAAAATGTCAATATTACCGGAGGTTCCAAAAGGGTAAAATACTTTGTTTCTCTGGGCTTCTTTTCGCAAGACGGTATGTTGGAGGATTTTGGTTCGCTTGATTACGACTATAATTTTGGTTATAACCGTTTTAACTATCGCTCAAATGTTGATGTAGAAGTTACTAATACAACTACGCTGGCATTAACCATTGGAGGACGTACCGAAGATAGGGTAGAACCCAATACCAAGGAGGGTATGGATCAAATGTGGCGCCAGATATACTGGGCAGTTCCTTTTTCTGGATCAGGTGTGGTAGATGACAAATACCTAGTTAATGGAAACAACTATATTGATCTTCAGAAGAAAGATGGCTTGGATCCTTTTTACGGCAGAGGTTTTAAAGAATTTAATAAAAACACACTTAACTTCGATATTGCTTTAAAACAAAAGCTCGACTTTGTTACTGAAGGACTTCGTTTTGGTGTAAAAGCTGCCTACAATACTAGCTATAATCATAATAAAACACGCAGCACATCAGTTAGAACTTATGATCCTATATTTTTGAAAGATGCAGAAACAAATGTAAGTGCAGAAGACCCTAATGCATATGATGTTGTTTATAAAACTTCGGGATCATTTGGTAATCTAGGTTATAATGAAGATACCGATAAGGCGCGTAATTGGTATGCTGAAGCTACTTTAAACTATAATAGAAACTTCGGTCTGCACGCTGTTGGTGCACTTTTGTTATACAACCAGCGTAGAAACTATTATCCCGAACAGTATGCTGATCTTCCCACAGGATATATTGGGAGTGCGTTCCGTGCTACTTATGCCTATAATAATCGATATTTGGCTGAAATTAATATGGGATACAATGGTTCTGAGCAGTTTGACTCAAAAAAGCGTTATGGCTTATTTCCCGCAGTATCGCTTGGTTGGGTAATAACGGAAGAAGCTTTTATGCAAGGTCAAGATATACTGTCATTTTTAAAGATTAGAGGTTCTTATGGTTTAGTAGGTAATGACCGTTTAGGGGCAAATCGTTTTTTGTATTTGCCAGATGCTTATGATGTTAGTGCCGGAGGGTATAACTTTGGTATTGATGTCCCTCAAAGTTTGCCGGGAGCATCAGAATCGCGTATAGGGAATCCTAACCTTACCTGGGAAACGGCCGTTAAGCAAAATTATGGGATCGATGCTAAATTTTTCGATAATCAATTGTCAGTCAATGCAGATTTTTTTATAGAGGATCGAGAAGATATATTAGTAACACGAGCAACGGTTCCCGGTTATGTGGCAGCAACTTTACCTGCGGTTAATTTGGGTGAAGTAAATAATAAAGGTGGTGAAATAGAAGTGATTTGGCGTCAAAGATTAAACGGAAACTTTAACTATTTTATTAAACTGAATGCTTCGCATGCCAAAAATAAAATTATTTTTAAAGATGAGGTAAGACCCAATGAAAGTTATATGGCCGCTACTGGTCGTGCTGTAGGGCAACATTTTGGTTATCAAACCCTCGGCTTTTGGCAAGAGGAACATTTTGATGTTGACAACGAAGGAAGCTATACGTTAAAGCCTGAATTTGTGTCCTATCAAAACCCTCAACCTGGTGATGTACGTTACAAGGATAGAAACAATGATGGCAAGATTGATACCGACGATATTGGTTATGTCGGTTATTCAAATGTACCGCAGACTACTCTTGGTGCTTCTTTTGGATTTGAGTATAAGGGTTTTGACTTCAAAACTGTATGGGCGGGAGCGACTAATGTATCCCGTTACCTTGATGATACTTACAAAGTTGCATTTGGTGCTACTAAAAGTCGATCACTATTGCAATATATGGTTGATGATGCCTGGACTCCAGAAACAGCCTATTCGGCCACTTATCCACGTATTTCTATAACTGGAGCTGACAGAAATATGCAGAAATCTGATTTGTGGGTTAAAGATGCTTCGTACTTAAGACTTAAAAATTTAGAATTAGGATATACAGTGAAAGCTTCTTTTATGAATAAGCTAGGACTTAGCAATATGAGAGTTTACTTTAGTGGATATAACCTGTTGACATTTAGTAGATTGAAAATGGTAGATCCGGAAGCTAAAACGGGAAGTAATTCAGTGTATCCTGTTATGCGGGTTTATAATCTTGGCTTAAACTTGAAATTCTAAAACAAGCATAGAAAAATGAATATGAAACGAGCCTGATAATGGATTTATCACTCAGATAGATAATTAAGTCTGGCGAGTTGCATGTGATCATTGAAAATAAAATTTAGACACATGAAAAATAGTAAAAATTATATATGGATGGCCCTCTTTGCATGTTTGTTTATGGCTTGCGAAGAAGTTAAATTCGGAGATGAGTTCTTGGCGAAACCGCCCAGTGGAGATGTTACTATAGATACGGTGTATAGTAACATTGTATATGCAGAACAAGCCCTTTGGAATACTTATGCTACACTACCTTATCGTATTAATAGAAATTGGAATGCCAAAGGTAATGTGATGGGGATGGATATTATGGAGAGTATTACCGATCTGGTACAGAGTCATCTTGCCTGGGGAGGTGCTGCCAAATATTATGGGGGTCAATATGATGCAGGGTCGGAAAATAGTGGTACATGGACCAAATATCATTTTACCCAAGAGGATAGTTGGACAGGTATAAGAAAAGCCTATTTATTTATCGAAAATATTGATGGAGTACCCGATGTTAGTGAGGATTATATAAGACGTTTAAAGGCGGAGGCTAAATTAATAATTGCTATTCATTATTCTGATATGTTCAGACATTATGGTGGATTGCCTTGGATTGATAGCTCGGTGTCACCTAGCGATGATTTTAACAAACAACGATTAACTGCTAAGGAAACACTTGATAACATTATTGACTTAATAGATGAAGCTATTGCTGATTTACCTTGGGAACTGGAAAGTAATGATAATTGGGAAGGGAGAATGCATCGTGCAGGAGCCATGGGACTCAAAGCCCGAATGTTGCTCTTTGGGGCGAGTCCCTTGTTTAATGACGATGTACCTTATTTGGCTGGAGATGCATCTAGTCAAAAGATGACTTGGTTTGGCGAAAAAGACCCTCAACTATGGGTCGAAGCCAGGGATGCTGCCAAGGCTTTGATTGATGAATTGCAGCTAAGGGGTGTATATAGTATGGTTAATACGGGTAATCCTCGTCAGGATTTTCAGGATGGTTATTACAAAAGAGGTTTGCATGAAGTTCTAATACCCGTTCATGCCGGATATAAAACAGGAGATTATTGGTCTCAGAACTACTATTTCTACCAATCAGCAGGAGGTTATGGTACTAACTGTTGGACACAAAACTATGTGGATATGTTTCCCATGAAAAATGGAGGGGCTATTTATGATGCCAATGGCAATCCGGCCAATGGTTACGATCCGAATGATCCTTACAAAGACAGAGATCCTCGTTTGTACGAAACTATTCTGACCAATGGAGATGAATACTTAGGAAGAACTGCTGAAATATGGATTGGAGGGAGAGAAAGAAAAAATGTCACTTCAAAGGGGCGTATTACTGGGTATGGAGCACGAAAATTTTGGCTGGATGGAGATGCTTCTACATCTGTTAAATCTATTACGCATTGGCCCTATTTACGATTACCTGAAATTTATCTTTCTTATGCTGAGGCGATTAATGAGATAGAAGGCGGTCCTACAGCGGAGGCTTATGAATATGTTAATAAAGTGCGTTCACGAGTTGGAGTCGGAGTCTTGGAGGAAGGTTTAAATCAACAAGAATTTAGAGAAGCATTATTGCGCGAACGAGCTTGTGAATTTGGTTTGGAAGAGGTGCGATGGTTCGATCTTATTCGATGGAAACGTGAACAGGATTTCACTAAAACCTTACATGGAATGGATATTAAAAGTGGTGACGGCGCAGGTGGTCAATTAACTTACAATGTTACCGATCAACCTGAAAGATTTTGGAAAAAGGAATGGAGTCCTAAATGGTACTTGAGTGCATTCCCACCAGATGAAGTGAATAAGGATTATGGTTTGGTACAAAACCCGGGTTGGTAAATAAAAATTTCAAATTTGAAAACAATGAAAATGAAGTTAAATAAAACTCTTATTAAAGAGGTCCTATATTGTGGGGTGCTCTCTACGCTTCTTCTGTTTCCGTCTCGCCTTTCTGCGCAGAAAGCTAATGTCACACAAAATGACGTAGAAGTCTTTGAGATTCGCAAGAATAAGTTAGACAATCTTGGGGCGGCATCAATAAGTCAAGTTGATCATGAGGAAATA comes from the Saccharicrinis fermentans DSM 9555 = JCM 21142 genome and includes:
- a CDS encoding SusC/RagA family TonB-linked outer membrane protein, producing MENKFKPMKSMGFLIAMLLFCSTVIFAQELQVSGKVTDLGGDPLPGVAVVVKGTTVGTITGMNGEYHLNVESEKVLVFSFIGMKTKEVAVGVNTLMNVILEDETTDLEEVQVIAYGSQKKVSVVGAITSVGNKDLVSTPTGSVANSLAGHVTGLASIQSSGQPGANDPDLYIRGISTLDASTSTPLMMVDGVERDFMQLDPEEIESISILKDASATAVYGIRGANGVILVTTKRGSVGKPKISVSASMSMQQPTQLLDFADSYTYATVYNKAQLNDGIAEDKLMFSQDAIDNFKTGENPLVYPNTDWMDYLFKSFAKQHKENVNITGGSKRVKYFVSLGFFSQDGMLEDFGSLDYDYNFGYNRFNYRSNVDVEVTNTTTLALTIGGRTEDRVEPNTKEGMDQMWRQIYWAVPFSGSGVVDDKYLVNGNNYIDLQKKDGLDPFYGRGFKEFNKNTLNFDIALKQKLDFVTEGLRFGVKAAYNTSYNHNKTRSTSVRTYDPIFLKDAETNVSAEDPNAYDVVYKTSGSFGNLGYNEDTDKARNWYAEATLNYNRNFGLHAVGALLLYNQRRNYYPEQYADLPTGYIGSAFRATYAYNNRYLAEINMGYNGSEQFDSKKRYGLFPAVSLGWVITEEAFMQGQDILSFLKIRGSYGLVGNDRLGANRFLYLPDAYDVSAGGYNFGIDVPQSLPGASESRIGNPNLTWETAVKQNYGIDAKFFDNQLSVNADFFIEDREDILVTRATVPGYVAATLPAVNLGEVNNKGGEIEVIWRQRLNGNFNYFIKLNASHAKNKIIFKDEVRPNESYMAATGRAVGQHFGYQTLGFWQEEHFDVDNEGSYTLKPEFVSYQNPQPGDVRYKDRNNDGKIDTDDIGYVGYSNVPQTTLGASFGFEYKGFDFKTVWAGATNVSRYLDDTYKVAFGATKSRSLLQYMVDDAWTPETAYSATYPRISITGADRNMQKSDLWVKDASYLRLKNLELGYTVKASFMNKLGLSNMRVYFSGYNLLTFSRLKMVDPEAKTGSNSVYPVMRVYNLGLNLKF
- a CDS encoding RagB/SusD family nutrient uptake outer membrane protein, whose protein sequence is MKNSKNYIWMALFACLFMACEEVKFGDEFLAKPPSGDVTIDTVYSNIVYAEQALWNTYATLPYRINRNWNAKGNVMGMDIMESITDLVQSHLAWGGAAKYYGGQYDAGSENSGTWTKYHFTQEDSWTGIRKAYLFIENIDGVPDVSEDYIRRLKAEAKLIIAIHYSDMFRHYGGLPWIDSSVSPSDDFNKQRLTAKETLDNIIDLIDEAIADLPWELESNDNWEGRMHRAGAMGLKARMLLFGASPLFNDDVPYLAGDASSQKMTWFGEKDPQLWVEARDAAKALIDELQLRGVYSMVNTGNPRQDFQDGYYKRGLHEVLIPVHAGYKTGDYWSQNYYFYQSAGGYGTNCWTQNYVDMFPMKNGGAIYDANGNPANGYDPNDPYKDRDPRLYETILTNGDEYLGRTAEIWIGGRERKNVTSKGRITGYGARKFWLDGDASTSVKSITHWPYLRLPEIYLSYAEAINEIEGGPTAEAYEYVNKVRSRVGVGVLEEGLNQQEFREALLRERACEFGLEEVRWFDLIRWKREQDFTKTLHGMDIKSGDGAGGQLTYNVTDQPERFWKKEWSPKWYLSAFPPDEVNKDYGLVQNPGW